TCACTGAGCCTGACCACGGGGGGGCATCCCGAGGATTCAGTCACAAGCAGGTTGCCCACAGCTTGAGACCGCTTTTAACCCTACGTTTTTCCGGGCACTAACCGGACCCGTACTGCCACGGGTCTTCTTAGCATCAAGCAACAACGAATCAGGAGAAGTGGGTCATGAAACTTCGTACTTTAGTTGCAGGCTTAGCCTTCATTGGTGCATCTGCCGGTGCATTTGCCGTTCCTAGCTGGACTATCACTCCGCTGGGCGGTGGCTCCGAGGTGGATGGCACTTCTTATAATCTGGGGACTGCTATGGCTCCAGCTGACTTCAACATCAATAACACCATCACCAAGAGCGATCTTTTGCCCGATGGCACGTTCAAAGATGTTTACATGTTCATGGTGGACCCGACCTCCGCAGCAACCAGCGTGGTCTTCGCCAATTTCATCTTTAGTGGCGGCACCAATCAGAGCCTTGACACCTCGACGACGACCCTGAGCCTGTACGACCTGACGACGCATACAGACTACGGCTCGGTCCCCATCAATGAGCCAGCGTTCACCGCAGCGGAACTGTTCTATTCGGGCCACCAATATACCCTGACTGTCCTGGGTAGCCTGGCAGCTGGCAAGTCTACTGGTACCTACGGCATTCAGGGCACCCTGACCCCGGTGCCGGAACCCGAAACCTATGCCCTGATGGGTCTGGGTCTGGTGGCTCTGGTTGCTGCACGTGCCCGTCGTCGCAAGACTGGCGCTAGCTTCACCACTGAAGCTTCTGCCGCCTGAGCAGTTGTTGATGCACTCCGTCTGCCTCGTTGTTTTTCGCCCTGTCGGTGAAACCAGCACGGTATGACAAAGTGCGAATCGTATGAAAAGCCCATGGATGCCGCCATGGGCTTTTTTTTTGGGCTGCCGCAAGACGTCAACCCTGGTCACCCCTGCGCGCGTCGCATAAAAAAAGGGCCCGGCGATAAAGCCAGGCCCCGCGCTTGTCAGCAACACGGGAACACAGTGCTGCCGGGTTAATCAGGCCGGATGGACTCGTTGGCCGTCTGCGTCTGCGCGATCACCGGTTTGACGCTTGCCTGCGCAAACAGCGCATCATAGGCAGCCAGCAGTTTGGGGGCCTCGTATTTCCATTCCAGTTCATTCATGACACGCCGCTGGCCGTAATCACCCATGGTTTTGCGCAGTGCCGGGTCGGCCAGCAGGGTCAGGATCTTCTCTGCCATGTCGACTTCGTCGTTACGTTTGGCGTAAAGCGAAGCATCCTGGGCCGAGAAACGTCCCTCGGTCAGATCAAACTGGACGATCGGTTTGGCCAGCGCCATGTACTCCATGATTTTATTCATGGTGGACTTGTCGTTCATTTCATTGGCGACATCCGGGTTCACGCAGACATCCGCGGTATTGAGCATCTCCAGCAGTTGCTGGTCCGGCACGCGCCCGGTAAAGGTCACGTAGTCGGCAATGCCCAGTTCTGCGGCATACGCCTGC
This is a stretch of genomic DNA from Silvimonas iriomotensis. It encodes these proteins:
- a CDS encoding FxDxF family PEP-CTERM protein — its product is MKLRTLVAGLAFIGASAGAFAVPSWTITPLGGGSEVDGTSYNLGTAMAPADFNINNTITKSDLLPDGTFKDVYMFMVDPTSAATSVVFANFIFSGGTNQSLDTSTTTLSLYDLTTHTDYGSVPINEPAFTAAELFYSGHQYTLTVLGSLAAGKSTGTYGIQGTLTPVPEPETYALMGLGLVALVAARARRRKTGASFTTEASAA